Sequence from the Pseudoalteromonas rubra genome:
GATTCGATCACGTCCGGATAGATGGTGCCCTGTGCCAGCCATTTTGCGTTAACACGTTTGCCGGCTTCTTCGTCGAATACTTCAATGAAAGTATGGCCAATCGCCTTACGCTTGTCTTCCGGATCATCAATGCCTTTCAGTGCATCCAGGAAGCGATCTTCAGCATCCACCTTGACAATGTTCAGGCCAAATTTATCACCGAACATATCCATGACCTGCTGGCCTTCATTCAAACGAAGCAGACCATTGTCAACGAATACACATGTCAGCTTGTCGCCAATAGCACGGTTGATCAACATCGCCACCACAGATGAATCAACACCCCCTGACAGACCCAGGATAACTTCATCGTCACCCACTTGCTCTTTAATACGAGCAACCGCATCTTCAATAATCTGGCTCGGCGTCCAGAGCTTTTCACAGCCACAGATATCCGTCGCAAAACGCTCAAGCAGGCGCAGACCCTGTTGCGTGTGTGTTACTTCCGGGTGGAACTGCACACCGTAGAAACGTTTTTCTTCCCAAGACATAGCAGCGTGCGGGCACGTGTCTGTTTTTGCAGACGTAATAAACTGCTCTGGGATCTCGATGACCTTGTCACCGTGGCTCATCCATACGTCCAGTTTGCCAATACCGTCTTCGATGTGGTCTTCAATCGCTTCGAACAAGGCACAGTTACCGACTTTTTCAACTTTCGCGTAACCAAACTCTTTCTTATCTGAGCTGTGTACCTTACCACCCAGCTGTGACGCCATCGTTTGCATGCCGTAACAAATCCCAAGCACAGGCACACCTGCGTTGAACACATATTCTGGAGCGCGGGGGCTGCCTTCTAAAGTCGTTGACTCAGGACCACCAGACAGAATGATACCCTGCGGGTTAAATTCGCGGATCTGCTCCTCGGTTACATCCCAGGCCCATAGCTCACAGTAAACGCCGATCTCACGGATGCGGCGGGCGATCAATTGAGTGTATTGAGAACCAAAATCTAAGATCAAAATACGGGAATCATGGATGTCTTTGCTCATTGATAATCTCGTTTGTTAGGAAGCGATAAAACTAGTAAAGCATAAGAAAAATACTTTACCTAAATGGCCGGGCAAGTTTGCCTGCCCAACGCATTGTATTTGATTAT
This genomic interval carries:
- the guaA gene encoding glutamine-hydrolyzing GMP synthase, with product MSKDIHDSRILILDFGSQYTQLIARRIREIGVYCELWAWDVTEEQIREFNPQGIILSGGPESTTLEGSPRAPEYVFNAGVPVLGICYGMQTMASQLGGKVHSSDKKEFGYAKVEKVGNCALFEAIEDHIEDGIGKLDVWMSHGDKVIEIPEQFITSAKTDTCPHAAMSWEEKRFYGVQFHPEVTHTQQGLRLLERFATDICGCEKLWTPSQIIEDAVARIKEQVGDDEVILGLSGGVDSSVVAMLINRAIGDKLTCVFVDNGLLRLNEGQQVMDMFGDKFGLNIVKVDAEDRFLDALKGIDDPEDKRKAIGHTFIEVFDEEAGKRVNAKWLAQGTIYPDVIESAASATGKAHVIKSHHNVGGLPEDMELGLVEPLRELFKDEVRKIGLELGLPYDMLYRHPFPGPGLGVRVLGEIKKEYCDLLRRADAIFIEELHKADLYHKVSQAFTVFLPVRSVGVMGDARKYDWVVSLRCVETIDFMTARWSHLPYEFLGQVSNRIINEIDGISRVVYDISGKPPATIEWE